From Streptomyces sp. CMB-StM0423, a single genomic window includes:
- a CDS encoding maleylpyruvate isomerase N-terminal domain-containing protein yields the protein MDQFVPSWAALRAAVAGLSDEDFAQPSGCTGWLVRDLASHLVIDAQDVLITLVTPADGEPTVDAARYWHVSDEPPTGADPLDALTVRLAAAYEDPALLKFHLDDVGSAAGRAAQLADPALRVSTQDMVLTAGDYLAAYVLEWTLHHLDLIAHLPHVPGPPAEGLAETRALLERIAGAAFPEPFTDTDALLIATGRRTPAEAERTALGPLAAKLPLILG from the coding sequence GTGGATCAATTCGTACCCTCCTGGGCGGCGCTGCGCGCGGCCGTCGCCGGTCTGAGCGACGAGGACTTCGCGCAGCCCTCAGGCTGCACGGGCTGGCTCGTCCGCGACCTCGCCTCCCACCTGGTGATCGACGCGCAGGACGTGCTCATCACCCTGGTCACCCCCGCCGACGGCGAGCCGACGGTCGACGCGGCGCGCTACTGGCACGTCAGCGACGAGCCGCCGACCGGCGCGGACCCCCTCGACGCGCTCACCGTCCGGCTGGCCGCGGCGTACGAGGACCCGGCGCTGCTGAAGTTCCACCTCGACGACGTCGGCTCCGCCGCGGGCCGGGCCGCGCAACTCGCCGATCCGGCGCTGCGGGTGAGCACGCAGGACATGGTCCTCACCGCGGGCGACTACCTCGCGGCGTACGTCCTGGAGTGGACCCTGCACCACCTCGACCTGATCGCGCACCTCCCGCACGTGCCGGGACCGCCCGCCGAGGGCCTGGCCGAGACCCGGGCCCTGCTGGAGCGGATCGCGGGCGCGGCGTTCCCGGAGCCCTTCACGGACACCGACGCGCTCCTGATCGCCACCGGCCGCCGCACCCCCGCCGAAGCGGAGCGCACCGCCCTCGGGCCGCTGGCGGCGAAGCTCCCCCTGATCCTCGGC